From Methanothrix sp., the proteins below share one genomic window:
- a CDS encoding formylmethanofuran dehydrogenase subunit B, with product MEIEDVLCTFCGCLCDDIRVEVKEGRIEKVRGACRLGSSKIMGHNRIKSPMIRVNGTLKETSYEDAYRKAAEILVSAKHPLLYGWASTTCEALKKGILLAEEIGGVVDTTATVCHGPSIIGIEEKGLVGSTLGQIKNRADLIVFWGCNPSEAHPRHTLRYSSNACGRFTPDGRKGRKVLVIDVRETRTARNADRFLRIQPGTDYEIISALRMIIGGKAESLPENIAGVSRKELIEIAEMMKSAKFGAIFFGLGLTHSRGRYKNVDNALSLVSELNSHTKFVIMAMRGHYNVTGVGQVLAWSSGYPMAVDYARGAPYYNPGETSCCDLLSRRDVDAALIIASDPASNLPRGCVEALAEMPVIQIDPFENPTTLFADVVIPSAIAGIEAEGTAYRMDGLSLRLRKLVDTEHPSDVEILQAILDNVRRLRDDN from the coding sequence TTGGAGATAGAAGATGTGCTCTGCACCTTCTGTGGATGCCTCTGCGACGATATCAGGGTAGAGGTGAAAGAAGGCAGGATCGAGAAGGTCAGGGGAGCGTGCAGGCTGGGCTCATCGAAGATCATGGGTCACAACAGGATAAAATCACCCATGATACGCGTGAACGGAACCCTGAAGGAGACGAGCTACGAGGATGCTTACAGAAAGGCGGCCGAGATCCTTGTCAGCGCGAAGCACCCGCTCCTCTACGGGTGGGCTTCCACAACATGTGAGGCGCTGAAGAAGGGAATCCTCCTGGCGGAGGAGATCGGCGGCGTGGTCGATACCACTGCGACTGTATGCCACGGCCCGTCGATCATAGGAATAGAGGAGAAGGGGCTCGTCGGCTCCACACTCGGTCAGATAAAGAACCGCGCAGATCTCATAGTGTTCTGGGGGTGCAATCCATCAGAGGCGCATCCGAGACACACGCTCAGGTACTCATCAAACGCGTGCGGCAGGTTCACCCCTGACGGCAGAAAGGGCAGAAAGGTGCTGGTCATCGACGTCAGGGAGACGAGAACCGCCAGGAATGCCGACAGATTTCTGAGAATCCAGCCAGGTACAGATTATGAGATCATATCTGCGCTGCGGATGATAATAGGAGGGAAGGCGGAGTCTCTGCCTGAAAACATAGCGGGCGTTTCCAGAAAAGAGCTCATCGAGATCGCGGAGATGATGAAGAGCGCGAAGTTCGGCGCGATCTTCTTCGGTCTTGGATTGACGCACAGCAGGGGCAGGTACAAGAACGTCGATAACGCTCTCTCACTTGTGTCAGAGCTGAACAGCCACACGAAGTTCGTGATAATGGCGATGAGAGGGCACTACAACGTCACGGGCGTGGGCCAGGTCCTGGCGTGGTCATCAGGTTATCCGATGGCAGTTGATTACGCGCGAGGTGCGCCGTACTACAATCCCGGGGAGACGTCGTGCTGCGATCTCCTGAGCAGGCGCGACGTCGATGCTGCCCTGATAATAGCATCAGATCCGGCATCGAACCTGCCCAGGGGCTGCGTCGAGGCTCTCGCGGAGATGCCGGTGATACAGATAGATCCCTTCGAGAATCCGACGACCCTCTTCGCGGATGTCGTGATACCCAGCGCGATCGCAGGCATCGAGGCTGAGGGAACTGCATACAGAATGGATGGCCTTTCGCTCCGCCTGAGAAAGCTCGTGGATACCGAGCATCCAAGCGATGTTGAAATACTCCAGGCAATTCTCGATAATGTGAGGAGGCTCAGAGATGATAATTAA
- a CDS encoding molybdopterin dinucleotide binding domain-containing protein has product MKAVMISGRTLAQGAGCEDKMSPLYINEVSCCYLSEEDYRALGLSDGKNLLLTSPHGSAVLRAGVDRGLPQGMVFIPMGPWANMLIGTDTKGCGMPGFKGVEVEVTPTDEKVLDIRELISRGR; this is encoded by the coding sequence TTGAAGGCTGTCATGATCTCCGGAAGGACCCTCGCGCAGGGTGCTGGATGCGAGGATAAGATGTCTCCACTGTACATCAACGAGGTCTCATGCTGCTACCTATCCGAGGAGGACTACAGGGCGCTGGGCCTCTCCGATGGGAAGAATCTGCTTCTGACCAGCCCACATGGAAGTGCGGTGCTGAGGGCTGGTGTGGACAGGGGACTGCCACAGGGCATGGTCTTCATACCCATGGGGCCGTGGGCGAACATGCTGATAGGCACAGATACGAAGGGCTGCGGGATGCCCGGATTCAAGGGTGTGGAGGTGGAGGTCACACCCACAGATGAGAAGGTTCTGGATATCCGCGAACTGATCTCAAGAGGTCGATGA